The following coding sequences are from one Thermoplasmata archaeon window:
- a CDS encoding GNAT family N-acetyltransferase, with product MDAPRATRGAPAEELLELVQLVRRELIVLEEGPTGAWVEETARDLRSGAKTGLYVPIAAGGGLAFRSDRGGASFAHVHVGPGAGAPERAEALARALIEGLPAEIRSVSLGFTGLTTDDEAPMLVRLAGRPGSTVIRRFAMERSLGPTDATPLPPVPDALRMLPARDVTVDALADLDRRAFEGTTDELLIGSEPLSYRRVIEAILAGEVGRFLDEASTALYRSDPPRLLGALLTCEKSPRHASFLDFMVEPHARRRGYGRYLLHWGFRALWALGYERVRLWVSESNVAARGLYDAEGFRVTHETTIYRWDRPSGAAQAQPGA from the coding sequence ATGGACGCTCCGCGAGCGACCCGCGGCGCTCCGGCGGAGGAGCTCCTGGAGCTCGTCCAGCTCGTGCGCCGCGAGCTGATCGTGCTCGAAGAGGGTCCGACGGGGGCGTGGGTCGAGGAGACCGCGCGCGACCTGCGCTCGGGCGCGAAGACCGGGCTCTACGTTCCGATCGCGGCCGGCGGAGGCCTCGCCTTTCGCTCCGACCGCGGCGGGGCCTCGTTCGCGCACGTGCACGTGGGCCCCGGCGCCGGGGCGCCGGAACGCGCGGAGGCGCTCGCCAGAGCGCTGATCGAGGGACTGCCGGCCGAGATCCGATCCGTGAGCCTCGGCTTCACCGGCCTCACGACCGACGACGAGGCGCCGATGCTGGTGCGGCTCGCCGGGCGCCCGGGCTCGACCGTGATCCGCCGATTTGCCATGGAGCGGAGTCTCGGGCCGACCGACGCGACACCCCTCCCGCCGGTCCCCGACGCGCTGCGGATGCTCCCGGCACGCGACGTGACGGTGGACGCCCTCGCCGACCTCGACCGACGGGCGTTCGAAGGCACGACCGACGAACTCCTCATCGGCTCGGAGCCCCTCTCCTACCGACGCGTCATCGAGGCGATCCTGGCCGGTGAGGTCGGCCGCTTTCTCGACGAGGCCTCGACCGCGCTCTACCGATCCGACCCGCCGCGCCTGCTCGGTGCGCTGCTCACCTGCGAGAAATCGCCGCGACACGCCTCGTTCCTCGACTTCATGGTCGAGCCGCATGCTCGACGTCGAGGCTACGGCCGGTATCTCTTGCATTGGGGCTTCCGCGCGCTCTGGGCGCTCGGCTACGAGCGGGTGCGGCTCTGGGTCAGCGAGAGCAACGTCGCCGCCCGGGGGTTGTACGACGCCGAGGGGTTTCGCGTGACCCACGAGACGACGATCTATCGCTGGGACCGACCGTCGGGGGCCGCACAGGCGCAGCCCGGTGCGTAG
- the nadB gene encoding L-aspartate oxidase has protein sequence MTEATRRPLIIGSGIAGLYVALRCHELGLRPTIVTKARLEESNTRYAQGGIAAAIGPDDSPRLHLEDTLRAGAELVDRPAARILTSEAPARIADLVRYGVPFDTVEGRIALGREAAHSRNRTLHAGGDATGLSIEEALKRRVVSAGIEARERTVLRALRPGSRDGPVAVLSDADGRALEFGTPAPVVLATGGAGSLFRQSSNPSIATGEGVAIAFRAGALLTDMEFVQFHPTAFYRAGAPRFLITEALRGEGAVLRNEAGDRFMVAVHPDAELAPRDIVARAIDREIQRSGHPSVYLDATALPRDLLFARFPSVCHFLATYGLDPSRDMVPVGPVAHYMIGGVATDLDGRSSLPGLYACGEVASTGVHGANRLAGNSLLEGLVFGERVARQLLHPAGGGPNPPPRVIELALPAGAGQPEEPAEFETVRGLLWDDVGIVRSGAGLTSARDRFVDLVERTGPAAADAPPGPVANAALTALLIARSALLRTESRGAHYRSDWPRPRAAWRLHVGLRRARGTTRARVRSDNR, from the coding sequence GTGACCGAGGCCACCCGCCGACCGCTGATCATCGGGAGCGGGATCGCGGGCCTCTACGTGGCCCTGCGGTGCCACGAGCTTGGCCTGCGCCCGACCATCGTGACGAAGGCGCGGCTCGAGGAATCGAACACCCGATACGCCCAGGGTGGGATCGCGGCGGCGATCGGCCCGGACGACTCTCCGCGTCTCCACCTCGAGGACACGCTGCGGGCGGGCGCCGAGCTCGTCGACCGCCCCGCCGCCCGCATCCTCACGAGCGAGGCGCCCGCGCGGATCGCGGACCTGGTGCGCTACGGGGTGCCGTTCGATACCGTCGAGGGCCGCATCGCCCTGGGACGGGAGGCCGCCCACTCCCGGAACCGAACGCTCCATGCGGGCGGGGACGCGACCGGCCTGTCGATCGAGGAGGCGCTCAAGCGCCGGGTCGTCTCGGCCGGCATCGAGGCGCGCGAGCGGACCGTCCTGCGCGCGCTGCGCCCGGGCTCCCGCGACGGACCGGTCGCGGTCCTCTCGGACGCCGACGGGCGAGCGCTCGAGTTCGGAACGCCGGCGCCCGTGGTGCTCGCCACCGGCGGTGCGGGGAGCCTCTTTCGGCAGAGCTCCAACCCCTCGATCGCGACCGGCGAGGGGGTCGCGATCGCGTTCCGCGCGGGCGCACTGCTGACGGACATGGAGTTCGTCCAGTTCCACCCCACGGCGTTCTACCGGGCGGGGGCTCCCCGCTTCCTGATCACCGAGGCGCTCCGCGGAGAGGGCGCCGTCCTGCGCAACGAGGCCGGGGACCGGTTCATGGTGGCCGTCCACCCCGACGCGGAGCTGGCCCCCCGGGACATCGTGGCCCGGGCGATCGATCGCGAGATCCAACGCAGCGGGCACCCGTCGGTCTACCTCGACGCGACCGCCCTGCCCCGGGATCTGCTCTTCGCCCGGTTCCCGTCGGTCTGCCACTTCCTCGCCACCTACGGTCTCGACCCGTCCCGCGACATGGTGCCGGTGGGGCCGGTGGCGCACTACATGATCGGGGGCGTGGCGACGGACCTGGACGGACGGTCCTCTCTGCCCGGCCTCTACGCGTGCGGCGAAGTGGCGTCGACGGGTGTCCATGGCGCGAACCGGCTGGCCGGGAACTCGCTGCTCGAGGGGCTCGTCTTCGGCGAGCGGGTCGCGCGCCAATTGCTCCACCCGGCGGGTGGTGGCCCGAACCCGCCCCCACGCGTGATCGAGCTTGCGCTGCCCGCCGGGGCGGGCCAGCCCGAGGAGCCGGCAGAGTTCGAGACCGTGCGGGGCCTCCTGTGGGATGACGTCGGGATCGTGCGCTCGGGAGCCGGGCTCACGTCGGCGCGGGACCGCTTCGTGGACTTGGTCGAGCGGACCGGCCCCGCGGCGGCCGACGCGCCACCCGGACCGGTGGCGAACGCCGCGCTGACCGCGCTGCTCATCGCCCGGTCCGCGCTGCTGAGGACCGAGAGCCGCGGGGCCCACTACCGCTCCGACTGGCCCCGTCCGCGCGCCGCCTGGCGGCTTCACGTCGGGCTGCGCCGCGCGCGTGGCACGACCCGCGCGCGGGTGCGTTCGGACAATCGTTAA